The Streptomyces tendae genome has a window encoding:
- a CDS encoding tryptophan 2,3-dioxygenase, which produces MNDRTTTLDGPATDDTLTRPFEGASPYDTYVHASVLNTLQHPLTEAPDEMGFLVTTQVMELWFTLIVHEWRTAKVAFAKDDLPAAMDALVRSRRALTALGGAWAPIAALTPAQFNGFRAAFGRASGFQSAMYRHMEFLLGDKSAGLLRAHRGDPAVHEALGETYREPSLYDEVLAYLHRQGLPVPHHVRERDVTSPYDGDPGVVETWRRVYAGPQHHPHLALGELLTDIAELVTRWRFDHVLVVRRAMGARPGSAGSAGLAWLEQRAARPVFPELWEVRGDV; this is translated from the coding sequence CGGGCCGGCCACGGACGACACCCTGACCCGCCCCTTCGAGGGCGCAAGCCCCTACGACACGTACGTGCACGCGTCCGTCCTCAACACACTGCAGCACCCGCTCACCGAGGCCCCGGACGAGATGGGCTTCCTCGTCACCACCCAGGTGATGGAACTGTGGTTCACCCTCATCGTGCACGAGTGGCGCACCGCCAAGGTCGCCTTCGCCAAGGACGACCTGCCCGCCGCCATGGACGCGCTGGTGCGCAGCCGCCGCGCGCTGACCGCCCTGGGCGGCGCCTGGGCGCCCATCGCCGCCCTGACCCCCGCCCAGTTCAACGGCTTCCGTGCCGCGTTCGGCCGGGCGTCGGGCTTCCAGTCGGCGATGTACCGGCACATGGAGTTCCTCCTCGGTGACAAGTCCGCCGGACTGCTGCGCGCCCACCGCGGCGACCCGGCCGTCCACGAGGCGCTCGGCGAGACCTACCGCGAACCGTCCCTGTACGACGAGGTGCTGGCCTACCTCCACCGCCAGGGCCTCCCCGTCCCGCACCACGTCCGCGAACGGGACGTGACCAGCCCCTACGACGGCGACCCGGGCGTGGTGGAGACCTGGCGGCGCGTCTACGCCGGACCGCAGCACCACCCCCACCTCGCACTCGGCGAACTGCTCACCGACATCGCCGAACTCGTCACCCGCTGGCGCTTCGACCACGTCCTGGTGGTCCGCCGGGCCATGGGAGCCAGACCCGGCAGCGCCGGATCGGCCGGGCTCGCCTGGCTGGAGCAGCGGGCGGCCCGGCCGGTCTTCCCCGAACTGTGGGAGGTGCGCGGTGACGTCTAG
- a CDS encoding alpha/beta hydrolase family protein — protein sequence MTSRTISAFAAEEEQRVLSLKPVLAPVHGRYGDHPHQSYDAWPSEDPDAPLVILLHGGYWRYDRMHLTPFAAWLSSQGFSVLLPGFRRSGGAGGYPETFDDIARIVDTLPEGRPYVLAGHCSGGHLALWCAARGLLPPGSRWHTRTLPTSVLALAPITDLTATRRDRLSNDAALQLLGGEEHFTERLAEVDPLTLLRDAGTTGVPTVLLHGAADEEVPLTQFSDYAAVHRDLRTVVLPGTGHYTLIEPGAPGAHAVADTLRDMAAASTPAGAGRSGEEAPHR from the coding sequence GTGACGTCTAGGACGATCTCCGCCTTCGCGGCCGAGGAGGAGCAGCGGGTCCTGAGCCTGAAGCCGGTCCTGGCACCGGTCCACGGCCGCTACGGGGACCACCCCCACCAGTCCTACGACGCCTGGCCGTCCGAGGACCCCGACGCCCCGCTGGTGATCCTGCTGCACGGCGGCTACTGGCGCTACGACCGGATGCACCTGACCCCCTTCGCGGCCTGGCTCTCCTCGCAGGGCTTCAGCGTGCTGCTCCCGGGCTTCCGCCGGTCCGGCGGCGCGGGCGGCTACCCCGAGACCTTCGACGACATCGCCCGCATCGTGGACACGCTGCCCGAGGGGCGGCCCTACGTCCTGGCCGGCCACTGCTCCGGCGGGCACCTGGCCCTGTGGTGCGCCGCCCGCGGCCTGCTGCCGCCCGGCTCCCGCTGGCACACCCGCACCCTGCCGACGAGCGTGCTCGCCCTCGCGCCGATCACCGACCTCACCGCCACCCGCCGCGACCGCCTCAGCAACGACGCCGCCCTGCAACTCCTCGGCGGCGAGGAGCACTTCACCGAACGGCTGGCCGAGGTCGACCCCCTCACCCTGCTGCGCGACGCCGGGACCACCGGTGTCCCCACCGTGCTGCTGCACGGCGCCGCCGACGAAGAGGTCCCGCTCACCCAGTTCAGCGACTACGCGGCCGTGCACCGGGACCTCAGGACGGTCGTCCTGCCCGGCACCGGCCACTACACCCTCATCGAACCCGGAGCACCCGGCGCCCACGCGGTCGCCGACACCCTCCGGGACATGGCGGCCGCCTCCACCCCGGCGGGCGCCGGCCGCTCGGGCGAGGAGGCCCCACACCGATGA
- a CDS encoding kynureninase: MTTALSDATALREQAARLDADDPLAPVRERFLLPPDVVYLDGNSLGPLPAAVPAALDDVVRRQWGTALIGSWNAAGWWQAPLRVGDTIGTLIGAAPGQTVAGDSTSVQLFTALDAAAALRPDRPLLVTDPRHFPTDRYLADAVARRRGLQVRHVPPPDLPHFLATEGPRVAVFSYSPVDFRTGELYDMRALTRAAHDAGALALWDLCHAAGALPLEVDALGVDLAVGCGYKFLSGGPGAPAFLYVAQRHHAALETPLPGWTGHADPFALARDYTPAPGIARARIGTPPILSLLALEAALTAFDSVDLHQVRAKSLSLTGFLLRCADELLAPLGFTSVTPSDPGRRGSQVTLRHPHAHGLAVALAGRGVVADMRVPDLLRFGVNALFTSHGDLLTAASRLRDLTLEGAYDPAPPSAGPVT; the protein is encoded by the coding sequence ATGACCACCGCACTCTCGGACGCCACCGCCCTGCGCGAGCAGGCCGCACGGCTCGACGCCGACGACCCCCTGGCCCCCGTCCGTGAACGCTTCCTGCTCCCACCGGACGTCGTCTACCTCGACGGCAACTCCCTGGGCCCGCTGCCCGCCGCCGTGCCGGCGGCCCTGGACGACGTCGTACGGCGCCAGTGGGGCACCGCACTCATCGGCTCCTGGAACGCGGCCGGCTGGTGGCAGGCGCCGCTGCGCGTGGGCGACACCATCGGCACACTCATCGGAGCCGCGCCGGGGCAGACGGTCGCCGGCGACTCCACCAGCGTGCAGTTGTTCACCGCGCTCGACGCCGCCGCCGCGCTCCGCCCGGACCGCCCGCTGCTGGTCACCGACCCCAGGCACTTCCCCACCGACCGCTACCTCGCCGACGCGGTCGCCCGCCGCCGGGGCCTTCAGGTGCGGCACGTACCGCCGCCGGACCTCCCGCACTTCCTCGCCACCGAGGGCCCCCGGGTCGCCGTCTTCAGCTACTCGCCCGTCGACTTCCGCACCGGCGAGCTGTACGACATGCGGGCGCTGACCCGGGCCGCCCACGACGCCGGCGCCCTCGCTCTGTGGGATCTGTGCCACGCCGCCGGCGCCCTGCCCCTGGAGGTCGACGCCCTCGGCGTGGACCTGGCGGTCGGCTGCGGCTACAAGTTCCTCTCCGGCGGCCCGGGCGCCCCCGCCTTCCTCTACGTGGCACAGCGCCACCACGCCGCGCTCGAGACGCCGCTGCCCGGCTGGACCGGCCACGCCGACCCGTTCGCCCTGGCACGGGACTACACACCCGCGCCCGGCATCGCCCGGGCCCGCATCGGAACCCCGCCCATCCTGTCCCTGCTCGCCCTCGAAGCGGCCCTCACCGCCTTCGACAGCGTCGACCTGCACCAGGTGCGTGCCAAGAGCCTGTCCCTCACCGGCTTCCTCCTGCGCTGCGCGGACGAACTCCTGGCGCCCCTCGGCTTCACCTCGGTCACCCCGTCCGACCCCGGCCGCCGCGGCAGTCAGGTCACTCTGCGCCACCCCCACGCCCACGGACTGGCCGTCGCCCTGGCCGGGCGCGGTGTCGTGGCCGACATGCGCGTGCCCGACCTGCTCCGCTTCGGCGTCAACGCCCTCTTCACCAGCCACGGGGATCTGCTGACCGCCGCCTCGCGCCTGCGTGACCTCACCCTGGAGGGCGCGTACGACCCGGCCCCTCCCAGCGCGGGACCGGTCACCTGA